Proteins from a single region of Apium graveolens cultivar Ventura chromosome 7, ASM990537v1, whole genome shotgun sequence:
- the LOC141672938 gene encoding adenylosuccinate synthetase, chloroplastic-like, translating to MSVKVTPPSMLEVEYEKMPGWQSDISSIRNYSDLPKAARDYVERIEELVGVPVHYKRWMPSCHYSSKDMGILQWCN from the exons ATGTCCGTAAAGGTAACGCCTCCGTCGATGTTAGAG GTTGAATATGAAAAAATGCCTGGCTGGCAATCTGATATTTCTTCCATCAGAAACTACTCTGATCTGCCAAAGGCTGCACGTGACTACGTGGAAAGAATAGAAGAGCTTGTTGGTGTACCCGTTCATTACAAGAGATGGATGCCCTCATGTCACTATTCCTCCAAAGACATGGGAATCTTGCAG TGGTGTAATTGA
- the LOC141672937 gene encoding serine carboxypeptidase-like 34, producing MFFKGKMLTLVEYVVLLYRAFLPAPVWYRFFSNNEYGSLFSSLIAGLYLTFKLISIVEKVQYLFASLKAMLRTKIQYGTYATSEQWHQCSGDTDGVVSVTTTRYAIDYLQTTVKTQWYPWYTKAEVGGYAVGYKNLTFVTVRGSRHFVPSYQPSRALALFSSFLAGELPQTNVSNILNTSS from the exons ATGTTTTTCAAGGGAAAAATGTTAACTTTAGTCGAGTATGTTGTACTGCTATACCGTGCTTTCCTTCCGGCTCCAGTTTGGTATCGTTTCTTTTCGAACAATGAATATGGAAGCCTCTTTTCATCTCTAATTGCGGGGCTGTACTTGACTTTTAAGCTCATATCTATCGTTGAGAAG GTTCAATATCTCTTTGCTTCTTTAAAGGCTATGCTTCGCACAAAGATTCAGTATGGAACTTATGCTACATCGGAGCAG TGGCATCAGTGCAGCGGGGACACGGATGGCGTAGTGTCAGTGACAACAACAAGATATGCCATAGACTATCTTCAAACTACAGTCAAAACACAATGGTACCCCTGGTACACTAAGGCTGAG GTGGGAGGATATGCAGTTGGATACAAAAATTTGACATTTGTGACTGTAAGGGGATCCCGACATTTTGTTCCAAGTTATCAGCCTTCTCGTGCACTTGCTTTGTTCTCTTCCTTTTTGGCTGGAGAGCTTCCTCAAACAAATGTCTCCAATATCCTAAACACTTCCTCATGA